The genomic window ACAATTACTTTAGTGATCGAATTGCGGTAAGCTTCCGTTAACTTTTGTTTATCAGCTGCAGAAAAACTTGCAGGCATTAATTTGATTGGCCCATAAAATAAACTTTCTTCGGGTGTGGCCACAACCATACTCTGCATTTGAGGGATCATTTTAATTACCAATGCTTTTGGCAATACAATACCGGCGGCAGCACCTTTTTTAAAATTGCCAATAGCGGTATCAGCCCATACCGAAAATGCATCAATACGTTTTAACCAATCTTCATAATTTTTTACCGTTTTAAAAGGCTGGATGCCTGTTCCAGCGCCAAACTGACCAATGGTTAAAGGCAAAGCAAACATCTGATTAAACGGCAGGTATTCGAAGTGATATTTAAGTCCTTCGATATTGATATCCAACTGATCTTTTAAATAATCGAAAGATAATTTGTCGTTTGCACTTAGTTTTTCTCTATCATATTTGCCCAAGCTATCTAAATAACGTTCGTTATAGCTTTTAAATTCTTTTATATAAGCTTGCGACCCATCATTAGCTAAAAGGTCGTTATAACGCTCGTCGCCAATATAAGTGGCGTTAATGGGGTTCAGTTTTAATCCCTCCTGATAGTATTGCTCGCACAAGGCTGCAAAAGCTTTGTTTTCGGTGGTATTGTCCGAACTACTTTTTTGTTTACAGGCAGCAAACGCCGTAATACAGGCAGCAAAAAGAAATATCTTTTTCATTTATTTTGGGTTAAGGTTCTAATCAAAAATAGCAAATTATTAGCCATTTACGAGTGGCTCTCCTTAACGCAAAAAAGCCATCCCCTTTTAAGGATGGCTTTATATATCTCAGTACTAAACTGAAAATTGCGAATGGCTAACTGATTATGCTAATAACCTGATCGGCTCTTCTAATAAACCTTTTAATGTTTGTAAGAACTGCGCTCCGGTTGCACCATCAACCACGCGGTGATCACAACCTAAAGTCAATTTCATTACATTACCAGGAACAACAGCGCCGTTTTTAACAACAGGAACCTGTTGTATAGCGCCTACTGATAGAATTGCACCATCAGGAGAGTTGATAATTGAAGTAAACTCATCAATACCAAACATACCTAAGTTAGATACGGTGAAAGTAGAACCTTCCCAATCTGCCGGTTGTAATTTTTTAGCTTTTGCTTTACCACCAAAATCTTTTACTTCTGCAGAGATGTGTGATAAAGATTTGCCATCAGCGAAACGCACTACTGGTACCAATAAACCATCTTCAACAGCCATCGCTACACCAATATTGGTATGTTCGTTAAATCTGATTTTATCGCCACCCCATGATGAGTTAACAGCCGGGTGTTTTTTCAATGCAACAGCAACCGCTTTAATTACAATATCGTTGAAAGAAACCTTAACTGGAGCAACAGCGTTGATTGCCGTACGGGCAGCCATTGCATTGTCCATATCAATGCTGATGGTTAAGTAAAAGTGTGGAGCAGTAAATAAACTTTCTGCTAAACGTTTTGCAATTACCTTACGCATCTGCGAAACCGGAGCTTCAGTAAATTTAACTTCACCAACAAATTGAGGTATAACTGGTGCTGGAGCAGCAGCTTTATCTGCAGCCGGAGCTGATGCAGATTCTGCTTTTGCTGGCGCTGCACTTGGTTTAAAGTTTTCGATATCTTTTTTAATGATACGGCCACCTTCTGCACTACCTGCAACCTGTGCTAAATCGATCCCTTTATCTTTAGCAATTTTCTTAGCTAAAGGAGATGCTTTAACGCGGCTATCACTGTTGTCTGCAGTTGTACCACATGATGAGGTTCTTGGTGTTTCAATTTCTGCAATATTTGCAGATTTTTCTTCTTTAGGAGCCTCAGCACTTTCGGCTTTTGGAGCCGGAGCTGAGCCGCCCGCTAAAATTCCGCTTACATCAGTTCCTTCAGGACCAACGATAGCGATAATTCCGTTCACTTTTGCAGCAGCACCTTTCTCTACACCAATGTGTAATAAAGTTCCGGTTGCATAACCCATTACTTCCATAGTTGCCTTATCGGTTTCTACATCAGCAAGAACATCATCATCTTTTACTTTATCGCCAACTTTTTTATGCCATTCGGCAATTACGCCTTCAGTCATAGTATCGCTTAATAAAGGCATGCGGATAACCGTAACACCTTTTGCAGCTAATTCTTCTTCGCTTAAGCCACCACCCTGAGCCGGTGCTGCCTCTTCTTTTTTCTCTTCAGCTTTTGGGGCTTCGGTGCTTTCTGCTTTTGGGGCTTCTGCTCCTTTTTCAGCCTCTAATGCTGCTTTATAATCTTCGCCTTCTTTACCAATAACGGCCATGATTGCATCAACGGGAACAGCTGTTCCTTCTTCTACACCTACGTATAAAAGAGTTCCATCCCAATAAGATTCCATATCCATTGTTGCTTTGTCAGTTTCTACTTCTGCCAAAACATCGCCGCTTTTCACTTTATCGCCTACTTTTTTATGCCACTTTGCCAAAACCCCTTCGGTCATGGTGTCGCTCATTTTGGGCATTTTAATTACATCAGCCATTATATCTAATTAATTGAAATCTTATTAATATTAGTCCATTACGTAAGGGTAGTCCTGTTGCATATATACATCTTTGTATAATTCAGATGCATCAGGCCAAGGAGATTCTTCAGCAAATTTTACTGCCTGATCTACAATTGCTTTTACTTTAGCTTCTACTTCTTCAATCCAGGCTTGATCTGCATACTTTTCTTTAAGAATCGTTTCTCTTGCGTGCTCAACCGGATCTTTTGCTTTATAATCTTCTAATTCTTCTTTGGTACGGTATTTTGCCGGATCTGACATCGAGTGACCACGGTAACGGTAAGTTCTCATTTCTAAGAAAGTGGGTCCTTCACCTTTACGTGCACGTTGGATCGCTTCGTCCATTGCATTGTGAACAGCAACCGGATCCATACCATCAACTGGAGCACATGGCATATCAAAACCTAAACCTATTTTATAAATATCGGTCATGTTGGTAGTACGTTGTACTGAGGTACCCATTGCATAACCGTTGTTTTCGCAAACAAAAATAACAGGCAATTTCCAGAGCATGGCCATGTTAAAAGTTTCGTTTAATGCACCCTGGCGCACAGCACCATCGCCCATATAACAAATATTAACATTGTCAGTTCCTTTATATTTTTCTGCAAAAGCAACGCCAGCACCTAAAGGGATCTGACCGCCAACAATTGCATGACCACCGTAGAAGTTATGCTCTTTACTGAACATGTGCATTGAACCACCTTTACCTTTAGAGCAACCTGTAGCTTTACCGTACATTTCTGCCATAATACTATCAGCACTAACTCCTAAAGCTAAGGCATGAGCATGATCACGGTATGTTGTAATCATTGAATCACCTTTTTGCATTGCAGATATTGCACCTGCAACTACAGCTTCTTGTCCAATGTATAAATGACAAAAGCCACGTATTTTTTGTTGTCCGTATAACTGGCCAGTTTTTTCTTCGAATTTGCGCATAAGCAACATCGACTCAAACCACTTTAACCAGGTATCTTTATTTATTTCTACTGCACTCATTTTAGGGTATTTGTTTTTTGCGACAGCAAATCTAATTTTTTTATTGTAATTTTTGGCACTTTTTAGTGTAAAAACATCATAGTATTAGGGTTGTAATCAGATTTAACAGTTGTTTTACAATTAAATATAAACCCTGGCTGTCGATATCGATTTAACAACGATTTCTTATAATTAAATCAACACCCTTTATCATAATATGGAATCAATTTATTCTGAAATTTTATTCTGTATATATGCTTATTCTCCTAATTTAAAATAAAATCGATTTATCCCTGTTTTGCGTACAGAAGTAAATCGTTTTTTAGAAAAGATGGATTATTTAGGAGATGTTTATCACAAAAAATGGGGCCGGAAAAAGAAAAATGTTAATAACTTTCGTTTTTTAACGTCTAAGATTTGGATAACATTTGTATAATTAATACTTTTGATAACCAACAATAAGCCCATGTGGTGTACGTTAATGTGTAAGTGAATACCCAAACATAACTGTATAACATGATTAAAAAATTTTTGTTTTCTACTCTAATTGCTATTTGTACGCTCTCAGCCGCATTTGCGCAAACAAAAACAAAAGAATCTGGTAAAGAATTAAATGATCCCGACAACCTTGCGTCACAATATTTTTCGCAGGTTATGGGTGTTGCGGTAGATGCAACTTCGAACTTAAAACTGTACAAGTTTATTTACGAATGGATTGGAACACCTTATAGTTATGGTGGAAACACCAAAAGAGGGATCGATTGTTCGGCTTTCACTAAAGCGATTTACGATAAAGTTTTCAACACAACCATCAGAAGAAATTCGCGCGATATTTTTAGTATGGTGGATCCATTGTCTAAAGAAGATTTAAAAGAGGGCGATTTAGTTTTCTTTAAGATTAAAAGCAGAAGTATTTCACATGTTGGTATTTACCTGGGCGATAACAGATTTGCACATGCATCAAGTTCTCGTGGTGTAGTAATCAGCAACCTGAACGAGCCTTATTACAGCCGCTATTTTTACAAAGGCGGTCGCGTTTTAGAATCGTTTAAGAAAGAATTTACAGTAGAATAGTTCAGTTGACAGCTGGCCATTTTCGGTTGACAGTAAAAACATATACAATCCTCCTAAAGAAATTTTGGAGGATTTTTTATTGACTAGCATTTTCTCTTAAGCGATCGTCATCCTGAATTTATTTCAGGATCTTTCTCGCTATCTTTCTATTTTATTTAAGACAGCGAACAATATTTTAAAATACAATTACTAATGAAGCTCATCAACACCATCTTAGTCCTTCCCTTTGTTCTTATTGTCACAATCAGTTGCACGAGCAATAATGCCCAGATTACTACATCCCTAGTTAAACAGGATACAGTACCCAGAAAAATAAAGGATACCATCTCCATTACTGCTGTAGGTGATATTATGCTCGGCTCGGCTTTTCCATCTAAAACCAACCTCCCTCCTGACGATGCTGTAAACAGCTTCCAGGCGGTTGATAGTTTA from Flavobacterium sp. W4I14 includes these protein-coding regions:
- a CDS encoding pyruvate dehydrogenase E2 component (dihydrolipoamide acetyltransferase) (product_source=KO:K00627; cath_funfam=2.40.50.100,3.30.559.10,4.10.320.10; cog=COG0508; ko=KO:K00627; pfam=PF00198,PF00364,PF02817; superfamily=47005,51230,52777; tigrfam=TIGR01349); amino-acid sequence: MADVIKMPKMSDTMTEGVLAKWHKKVGDKVKSGDVLAEVETDKATMDMESYWDGTLLYVGVEEGTAVPVDAIMAVIGKEGEDYKAALEAEKGAEAPKAESTEAPKAEEKKEEAAPAQGGGLSEEELAAKGVTVIRMPLLSDTMTEGVIAEWHKKVGDKVKDDDVLADVETDKATMEVMGYATGTLLHIGVEKGAAAKVNGIIAIVGPEGTDVSGILAGGSAPAPKAESAEAPKEEKSANIAEIETPRTSSCGTTADNSDSRVKASPLAKKIAKDKGIDLAQVAGSAEGGRIIKKDIENFKPSAAPAKAESASAPAADKAAAPAPVIPQFVGEVKFTEAPVSQMRKVIAKRLAESLFTAPHFYLTISIDMDNAMAARTAINAVAPVKVSFNDIVIKAVAVALKKHPAVNSSWGGDKIRFNEHTNIGVAMAVEDGLLVPVVRFADGKSLSHISAEVKDFGGKAKAKKLQPADWEGSTFTVSNLGMFGIDEFTSIINSPDGAILSVGAIQQVPVVKNGAVVPGNVMKLTLGCDHRVVDGATGAQFLQTLKGLLEEPIRLLA
- a CDS encoding pyruvate dehydrogenase E1 component alpha subunit (product_source=KO:K00161; cath_funfam=3.40.50.970; cog=COG1071; ko=KO:K00161; pfam=PF00676; superfamily=52518; tigrfam=TIGR03182), producing MSAVEINKDTWLKWFESMLLMRKFEEKTGQLYGQQKIRGFCHLYIGQEAVVAGAISAMQKGDSMITTYRDHAHALALGVSADSIMAEMYGKATGCSKGKGGSMHMFSKEHNFYGGHAIVGGQIPLGAGVAFAEKYKGTDNVNICYMGDGAVRQGALNETFNMAMLWKLPVIFVCENNGYAMGTSVQRTTNMTDIYKIGLGFDMPCAPVDGMDPVAVHNAMDEAIQRARKGEGPTFLEMRTYRYRGHSMSDPAKYRTKEELEDYKAKDPVEHARETILKEKYADQAWIEEVEAKVKAIVDQAVKFAEESPWPDASELYKDVYMQQDYPYVMD
- a CDS encoding lipoprotein Spr (product_source=KO:K13694; cath_funfam=3.90.1720.10; cleavage_site_network=SignalP-noTM; cog=COG0791; ko=KO:K13694; pfam=PF00877; superfamily=54001) gives rise to the protein MIKKFLFSTLIAICTLSAAFAQTKTKESGKELNDPDNLASQYFSQVMGVAVDATSNLKLYKFIYEWIGTPYSYGGNTKRGIDCSAFTKAIYDKVFNTTIRRNSRDIFSMVDPLSKEDLKEGDLVFFKIKSRSISHVGIYLGDNRFAHASSSRGVVISNLNEPYYSRYFYKGGRVLESFKKEFTVE